The following proteins are co-located in the Tolypothrix sp. NIES-4075 genome:
- a CDS encoding esterase-like activity of phytase family protein has protein sequence MQLIKKFLTLPPIIYFCIPIIVISILFFFHNLPINAVEITDIDFIGQATLPKNITFQKTLIGGLSGITYDPKKNLYYAISDDRGKKAPARFYTLKIDLSKGKLTTGDVVPVSVTTLLNENGQKFPPGETDTEGIALTSKDTVFISSEGDVSQLINPFIKEFSLSDGKEITTLPIPQKFLPDKNGKQGIRNNLAFESLTITPNEKKLFTATENALIQDGSEAKANTSSPCRILQYNLLTKQLEKEFLYQTEPVAPLLDISKHFTSGLADLLAVDNRGNFLSLERSFTGLGFYIALFQVSLEEADDIHNIDSIKQADTKNIKPVPKKLLLDLRKLDVLLDNIEGLTFGSKLPDGQPSLILISDNNFNSLQRTQILAFRLKMESRLIRLLRRLVPPNFKR, from the coding sequence ATGCAGCTAATTAAAAAATTCTTAACCTTGCCGCCAATTATCTACTTTTGTATCCCAATTATCGTCATCAGCATCTTATTCTTTTTCCACAACTTACCCATCAACGCTGTCGAGATAACAGACATAGATTTTATCGGACAAGCTACTTTACCAAAGAATATAACTTTCCAAAAAACCCTAATCGGGGGATTATCAGGAATTACATACGACCCCAAAAAAAACCTTTATTACGCCATATCCGATGACCGTGGGAAAAAAGCCCCCGCACGATTTTATACCCTAAAAATAGACCTGAGCAAAGGTAAATTGACAACTGGCGACGTTGTTCCTGTAAGCGTTACCACATTGTTAAACGAAAATGGTCAGAAGTTCCCACCTGGTGAGACAGACACAGAAGGTATTGCTTTAACTAGTAAAGATACCGTATTTATTTCTTCTGAAGGCGATGTTAGCCAATTAATTAATCCTTTTATTAAAGAATTTTCATTATCTGATGGCAAAGAAATTACAACATTACCAATACCTCAAAAATTTTTACCAGATAAAAATGGTAAGCAAGGTATTCGTAACAACTTAGCATTTGAAAGCCTCACCATCACACCCAACGAAAAGAAACTGTTTACAGCCACCGAAAACGCATTAATTCAAGATGGTTCAGAAGCCAAAGCAAATACTAGTAGTCCTTGCCGTATTTTGCAATATAACCTGCTCACCAAGCAGCTAGAAAAAGAATTTCTTTATCAAACTGAACCAGTCGCACCGCTTTTGGATATTTCTAAACATTTTACTAGCGGTTTAGCTGATTTACTTGCTGTTGATAATCGAGGTAACTTCCTTAGTTTAGAGCGGAGTTTTACAGGTTTAGGGTTTTATATTGCTTTATTTCAGGTTTCCTTAGAAGAAGCCGATGACATTCACAATATCGACAGTATCAAGCAAGCTGATACCAAAAATATTAAACCAGTTCCGAAAAAATTACTATTAGATTTAAGAAAATTAGACGTGTTGCTAGACAACATCGAAGGTTTAACTTTTGGTTCAAAACTACCTGATGGACAGCCCTCATTAATATTAATCAGCGATAACAATTTCAATTCTCTGCAACGCACTCAAATACTAGCCTTTAGACTCAAGATGGAATCAAGGCTTATCAGGTTACTACGCCGTTTAGTCCCGCCGAACTTCAAGCGCTAA
- a CDS encoding serine/threonine protein kinase, translating into MVANKINIMVKPKKELDAYIGKFLNNRYLIRDLIGKGGMGRVYLAEDAAKGGMAVAVKILSLSLVNQQMSQRFVREIFIGAQLGRKSKHIVRVLSYGITEEKIPFCVMEYLPGKNLKNILKNQVLTLPQFLDFCHQICLGLECAHQGITLKGEVYPVVHRDIKPENIFIIEDVKVGTIVKILDFGIAKFLTERAGMTLTDSFIGSLPYCSPEHIEGRKLLDMRSDIYSLGVLMFEMLTGKHPFYTTSQSFGTWYQAHRFQIPPTFEEVNPQVKIPQKLEQLVISCLAKDASDRPQNINEILTTLEKVKTQLNDKTFFFSNLENSSTVQLIPFTSVSEKECLHQIWPKNKPIAPIGFPHLLHTHNGTIPTFWAMLPKKEINKFIDKTNSTDFISKMNIYPMILWTTILHNPDLPLTRWLSYFLDMKDSRGQKIVQILAETGYYHLLFFAFEEPTHCAHVKTLTLTASQRQQLADWLELSQNSPEVINSNQAKVILKAEYEKIKPEILRKLALNKTNSKVNVKILLFKIFYNIVNFFLRPQNLA; encoded by the coding sequence ATGGTCGCCAATAAAATTAATATTATGGTCAAGCCAAAAAAAGAATTAGATGCTTATATAGGAAAATTTTTAAATAATCGATATTTAATAAGAGATTTAATTGGCAAAGGGGGTATGGGTAGAGTTTACCTAGCAGAAGACGCTGCAAAGGGGGGGATGGCAGTTGCAGTCAAAATTCTCTCGTTGAGTCTGGTAAATCAGCAAATGTCCCAGCGCTTTGTTAGAGAAATTTTTATTGGAGCTCAATTAGGTCGCAAAAGTAAACATATTGTCCGGGTGTTGAGCTACGGAATTACCGAAGAAAAAATTCCCTTCTGTGTAATGGAATATCTTCCGGGTAAAAATTTAAAAAATATTTTAAAAAATCAAGTATTAACGCTACCGCAGTTTTTAGATTTTTGTCATCAGATTTGTTTAGGGTTAGAGTGCGCTCATCAAGGTATCACCCTCAAAGGAGAGGTTTATCCGGTTGTTCACCGAGATATTAAACCAGAAAACATATTTATCATTGAAGATGTGAAAGTTGGAACAATAGTAAAAATTCTTGATTTTGGTATCGCCAAGTTTTTAACAGAGCGTGCCGGGATGACACTTACAGATTCATTTATTGGCAGTTTACCTTACTGTTCTCCAGAACATATAGAAGGACGCAAACTGCTGGATATGCGTTCTGATATTTACAGTTTAGGAGTGTTGATGTTTGAGATGCTAACAGGGAAGCATCCATTTTACACAACAAGCCAATCCTTTGGCACTTGGTATCAAGCTCATCGCTTTCAAATACCACCAACCTTTGAGGAAGTGAATCCTCAAGTCAAAATTCCCCAGAAATTAGAACAATTAGTAATAAGTTGTTTAGCTAAAGACGCGAGCGATCGCCCACAAAATATCAACGAAATTTTAACAACCTTAGAAAAGGTAAAAACACAGCTTAATGATAAGACCTTTTTCTTCAGCAACTTGGAAAATTCATCTACCGTGCAATTAATACCTTTTACCTCAGTATCAGAAAAAGAGTGTTTGCACCAAATTTGGCCCAAAAATAAACCAATTGCACCAATTGGTTTTCCACATTTACTACACACTCATAATGGAACCATCCCAACTTTTTGGGCAATGTTACCCAAAAAAGAAATTAACAAATTTATAGATAAAACAAATAGCACTGACTTTATATCTAAAATGAACATCTATCCAATGATATTGTGGACAACAATTTTACATAATCCCGATCTGCCTTTAACGCGGTGGTTGTCTTATTTCTTGGATATGAAAGATAGTAGAGGACAAAAAATAGTGCAGATATTAGCAGAGACTGGCTACTATCATCTGCTATTTTTCGCTTTTGAAGAACCAACTCACTGCGCTCATGTCAAGACTTTAACTCTTACTGCTAGTCAGCGTCAGCAACTTGCAGATTGGTTAGAGCTTAGTCAAAATTCCCCTGAAGTTATTAATTCCAATCAAGCCAAAGTTATTCTGAAAGCAGAGTACGAAAAGATTAAACCAGAAATTTTACGAAAGTTAGCACTCAATAAAACAAATAGCAAAGTTAATGTAAAAATTTTGCTATTTAAAATATTTTATAATATAGTAAATTTTTTCTTGCGACCACAAAATTTAGCATAA
- a CDS encoding serine/threonine protein kinase — MNQSAFACPNKTELLANRYQLKQLIGKGGMGEVFLASDILLGGIPVAIKFLSQTVSNPQMQEDFAREARICAVLSQKSLHIVRAHDYGVSEQGKPFYVMEYLCGKSLKDLIPIPLAMFITLGRQICLGLQCAHEGINIDEKIYQLVHKDIKPANILVIPDPILGQLAKILDFGIAKFLNSSATTSTNRGFNGTLPYCSPEQLEGEKLDNRSDIYSLGVTMYEMLTGKKPWQPETDLFGAWYKAHHFEAPRAIADINPNLKLPKELDDLIMACLAKAPDSRPQNITQVLKILEKLDQSTYLGLPATLIKAEYTSRITPLSPPSPPPP, encoded by the coding sequence GTGAATCAAAGTGCATTTGCTTGTCCGAATAAGACTGAATTGCTTGCCAATCGTTATCAACTAAAACAGCTAATTGGTAAGGGAGGTATGGGTGAAGTGTTTTTAGCTTCGGACATCTTGTTAGGGGGAATACCAGTTGCCATCAAGTTCCTTTCTCAAACGGTTTCAAATCCTCAGATGCAAGAGGACTTTGCCCGTGAAGCTCGTATTTGTGCAGTTTTAAGTCAAAAAAGCCTGCATATAGTCCGGGCACATGATTATGGCGTGAGTGAACAAGGCAAACCATTCTACGTCATGGAATATCTGTGCGGCAAGAGTTTAAAGGATTTAATTCCTATACCTTTGGCGATGTTTATTACTCTTGGACGGCAGATTTGTTTGGGCTTACAATGCGCTCATGAAGGAATTAACATTGACGAAAAAATTTATCAGCTAGTTCATAAAGATATTAAACCAGCCAATATATTAGTTATACCCGATCCGATATTAGGTCAATTAGCAAAAATTTTAGACTTCGGAATTGCTAAGTTTTTAAACTCTTCAGCAACAACAAGCACAAATAGAGGGTTTAATGGCACTTTGCCCTACTGTTCCCCGGAACAATTAGAGGGAGAAAAATTAGATAATCGCTCTGATATTTATAGTCTGGGTGTAACAATGTATGAAATGCTTACAGGTAAAAAACCTTGGCAACCAGAAACCGACTTATTTGGCGCATGGTATAAAGCACATCACTTTGAAGCCCCAAGAGCGATCGCTGATATTAATCCCAACCTCAAACTGCCCAAAGAGCTTGATGATTTAATCATGGCTTGTCTTGCCAAAGCACCTGACTCGCGTCCCCAAAATATTACCCAAGTTCTAAAGATCTTAGAAAAACTCGATCAATCCACTTATCTCGGCTTGCCTGCAACTTTAATCAAAGCAGAGTACACCTCTAGGATCACTCCCTTATCCCCCCCATCTCCCCCTCCCCCTC
- the gltX gene encoding glutamate--tRNA ligase translates to MTVRVRIAPSPTGNLHIGTARTAVFNWLFARHQGGKFILRIEDTDIERSRPEYTENILEGLRWLGLNWDEGPFFQSQRLDIYKEAVKSLLDKQLAYRCYTTSEELEALREAQKARNEAPRYDNRHRNLTPEQQAAFEAEGRSFVIRFKIEDNREIVWNDLVRGNMSWQGSDLGGDMVIARAAEDGIGQPLYNFAVVVDDMDMQISHVIRGEDHIANTAKQILLYEAFGAKVPSFAHTPLILSRDGSKLSKRDGVTSIFEFKQMGFTPEALVNYMTLLGWSAPDSTQEIFTLEEAAKQFSFERVNKAGAKFDWAKLDWLNSQYIHPMPVDKLTDLIIPYWEKEGYKFDQGRERSWLEQLVALIQPSMTRLTDAVAMSQLFFSETVPFTDEAVAQLTQDGVAAALQAIIAAVDNQQLSESSAQDIIKQVVKQQNVKKGLVMRSLRAALTGDVHGPDLIQSWLLLNRINLDKPRLTEAIPKAN, encoded by the coding sequence GTGACTGTCAGAGTGCGTATTGCTCCGAGTCCAACTGGGAATTTGCATATTGGTACGGCGAGAACCGCTGTATTTAACTGGTTATTTGCCCGTCACCAAGGCGGCAAATTTATTCTGAGAATTGAAGATACAGATATCGAGCGATCGCGTCCCGAATATACCGAAAATATTCTAGAGGGATTGCGTTGGTTAGGACTAAATTGGGATGAAGGACCATTTTTTCAATCCCAACGGCTGGATATTTACAAAGAAGCAGTAAAAAGCCTGCTAGATAAACAGTTGGCTTATCGCTGCTACACCACCTCCGAAGAACTAGAGGCTTTGCGAGAAGCTCAAAAAGCCAGAAATGAGGCTCCCCGCTACGACAACCGTCATCGCAACCTCACCCCAGAACAGCAAGCAGCTTTTGAGGCAGAAGGGCGTAGCTTTGTAATTCGCTTCAAAATTGAAGACAATCGGGAAATTGTTTGGAATGACCTGGTACGGGGAAACATGAGTTGGCAAGGCAGCGATTTAGGCGGTGATATGGTCATCGCTCGTGCCGCAGAAGATGGAATTGGTCAGCCACTGTACAATTTTGCGGTTGTAGTTGATGACATGGATATGCAAATCAGCCACGTCATTCGAGGAGAAGACCACATAGCCAACACCGCCAAACAAATTCTGCTTTATGAAGCCTTTGGCGCAAAAGTTCCTTCCTTTGCCCACACACCCCTGATTTTGAGCCGTGATGGGAGCAAGCTTTCCAAACGGGACGGTGTTACTTCCATCTTTGAGTTCAAGCAAATGGGCTTCACCCCCGAAGCTTTAGTCAATTACATGACCTTATTGGGTTGGTCGGCTCCAGACTCAACGCAGGAAATATTCACCTTAGAAGAAGCCGCCAAGCAGTTTAGCTTTGAGCGTGTGAATAAAGCAGGTGCGAAATTTGACTGGGCAAAACTCGATTGGTTGAACAGTCAATATATCCACCCAATGCCAGTGGATAAATTGACAGATTTGATTATTCCCTATTGGGAGAAAGAAGGGTATAAATTTGACCAAGGACGAGAACGTTCTTGGTTAGAGCAGCTAGTTGCTTTAATTCAGCCGAGTATGACTCGTTTGACGGATGCGGTAGCGATGAGCCAACTGTTTTTCAGCGAAACAGTACCATTTACTGATGAAGCAGTGGCTCAACTAACGCAAGATGGTGTTGCTGCTGCATTACAGGCTATTATCGCGGCTGTAGATAATCAGCAACTGAGTGAATCTAGCGCCCAAGACATTATCAAACAGGTAGTGAAACAGCAAAATGTTAAGAAAGGTTTGGTAATGCGTAGTCTCCGTGCTGCCTTAACTGGAGATGTTCACGGTCCCGACTTAATTCAATCGTGGTTGCTACTTAATCGAATTAATTTAGATAAGCCGCGCTTGACTGAGGCTATACCAAAAGCTAATTAG
- the ftsH2 gene encoding ATP-dependent zinc metalloprotease FtsH2, with amino-acid sequence MKFSWRVLVLWTLPALVIGFFFWQGAFASSPADMTKNTASTRMTYGRFLEYLDADRVTSVDLYEGGRTAIVEAVDPELDNRVQRVRVDLPMSAPELISKLKTKGISFDAHPTRNDGAIWGLLGNLIFPILLITGLFFLFRRSSNLPGGPGQAMNFGKSKARFQMEAKTGVKFDDVAGIEEAKEELQEVVTFLKQPERFTAVGARIPKGVLLVGPPGTGKTLLAKAIAGEAGVPFFSISGSEFVEMFVGVGASRVRDLFKKAKDNAPCIIFIDEIDAVGRQRGAGIGGGNDEREQTLNQLLTEMDGFEGNTGIIIIAATNRPDVLDAALLRPGRFDRQVTVDAPDIKGRLEILQVHARNKKLDKSVSLEAIARRTPGFTGADLANLLNEAAILTARRRKEGITLTEIDDAVDRVVAGMEGTPLVDSKSKRLIAYHEVGHALVGTLLKDHDPVQKVTLIPRGQAQGLTWFTPNEEQGLISRSQLKARITGALGGRAAEDVIFGHAEVTTGAGGDLQQLSGMARQMVTRFGMSDLGPLSLESQQGEVFLGRDWTTRSEYSEAIARRIDSQVREIVEQCYDLAKRLIRENRSVTDRLVDLLIEKETIDGEEFRQIVAEYTEVPEKQQYVPQL; translated from the coding sequence ATGAAATTCTCTTGGAGAGTCCTAGTACTTTGGACATTGCCTGCTTTGGTAATTGGCTTTTTCTTCTGGCAAGGAGCATTTGCTTCTTCTCCTGCGGACATGACTAAGAACACAGCTAGTACCCGCATGACCTATGGTCGCTTTCTGGAATACTTGGATGCAGATCGAGTCACCAGCGTGGATCTTTATGAAGGTGGTAGGACAGCAATTGTCGAAGCTGTCGATCCAGAACTAGATAATCGCGTCCAACGAGTGCGGGTAGACCTGCCGATGAGCGCTCCTGAGCTAATTTCCAAGCTGAAAACCAAAGGAATTAGTTTTGATGCTCACCCGACGCGGAATGATGGAGCAATCTGGGGACTGTTAGGTAATCTGATTTTTCCAATTCTATTGATTACTGGACTGTTCTTTTTGTTCCGACGCTCTAGCAACCTTCCTGGTGGTCCTGGACAAGCGATGAATTTTGGCAAGTCCAAGGCTCGCTTTCAAATGGAAGCAAAAACAGGAGTCAAATTTGACGACGTAGCAGGTATTGAGGAAGCTAAAGAAGAACTGCAAGAAGTTGTCACCTTCCTGAAACAACCAGAAAGATTTACCGCAGTCGGGGCACGCATTCCCAAAGGAGTGCTGTTAGTAGGACCTCCCGGAACTGGTAAAACTTTACTAGCAAAAGCGATCGCCGGCGAAGCTGGTGTACCTTTCTTCAGTATTTCCGGTTCGGAATTCGTAGAAATGTTCGTTGGTGTCGGTGCTTCCCGCGTCCGCGATTTGTTCAAGAAAGCGAAAGATAACGCGCCTTGTATCATTTTTATCGATGAAATCGACGCCGTAGGCAGACAGCGCGGTGCTGGTATCGGTGGCGGTAACGATGAAAGAGAACAAACTTTGAACCAACTCCTCACGGAGATGGATGGTTTTGAAGGTAACACCGGCATCATTATTATTGCGGCTACCAACCGTCCTGATGTATTAGATGCAGCATTATTGCGTCCGGGACGCTTTGACAGACAAGTAACTGTTGATGCACCGGATATCAAAGGACGCTTGGAAATTCTCCAAGTTCACGCTCGGAATAAGAAACTAGATAAGAGTGTATCTTTAGAAGCGATCGCTCGCCGTACTCCTGGTTTCACTGGTGCTGATTTAGCTAACTTACTCAACGAAGCAGCAATTCTCACCGCCAGACGCCGTAAAGAAGGTATCACCCTCACAGAAATTGATGACGCAGTTGACCGCGTTGTCGCTGGGATGGAAGGTACTCCTTTGGTAGATAGCAAGAGCAAACGCTTGATTGCTTACCACGAAGTTGGACACGCTTTGGTGGGGACGTTGCTCAAAGACCATGACCCAGTGCAAAAAGTTACCCTCATCCCACGAGGACAAGCGCAGGGTTTGACTTGGTTTACTCCCAACGAAGAACAAGGGTTAATTTCTCGTTCTCAGTTGAAAGCAAGAATTACTGGTGCTTTGGGTGGTCGCGCAGCTGAAGATGTAATTTTTGGTCATGCGGAAGTGACTACTGGTGCGGGTGGAGACTTGCAACAGTTGTCAGGAATGGCTCGTCAAATGGTAACACGTTTCGGGATGTCGGATTTAGGTCCGCTGTCTTTGGAAAGTCAGCAAGGTGAAGTATTCTTGGGTCGTGACTGGACGACGCGATCTGAATATTCGGAAGCGATCGCACGTCGCATCGATTCCCAAGTGCGGGAAATTGTCGAGCAGTGTTATGACTTAGCAAAGCGGTTGATTCGCGAAAATCGCAGCGTCACCGATCGCTTAGTCGATCTGCTCATCGAAAAAGAAACTATCGACGGTGAAGAATTCCGTCAGATTGTGGCTGAATACACAGAAGTACCTGAAAAGCAACAGTACGTACCTCAACTTTAA
- a CDS encoding site-2 protease family protein, giving the protein MQYLFYPLVIYALLFVLRYLLVFLQLCKLTLQYPKYQVQTADKVPVYLKKLFKTAIAELEQFGFKPCSYLQVEEMVKRYPSTTWEILLYHKALKTYAKVAIRRPVEPINLFDVEFYTVFQDKTVLLTMNGKQYNVVGEIPNYIIQDSYTASISVHWQAHQDKLSQLTQSKTPCVLAPDVFGNALQAYGKDYINSLAKVKTIQRIKGSELFRVYWLAALKITHQIQQGAKKVAPMIQQRRQQAKTDKSIQIEIPIELEVEGFQRMDYQQQGLVGKKFRTGLLIISLLCFVASYTRISPQSLLILLGVLLLHEGGHLLAMKLCGYQDTSMLFIPFLGAVATARKKDDATLTQQFWVSLAGPLPGLILGVGLAMAQSVGFANATRGSHYSSWVSQLAWTLISLNIFNLLPVYPLDGGHIANLLLFSRFPYTDVLFKVFGVIVLSLLGINQPGLFLFAILVAFSIPLSFRTAKVNLKLRKELRQNPPKNQEHLLHFIFEHIKLLGYGNLPFGTRYTMAKDLIQRYYQSGGKWTTRVFLIILYFASLLGGVAGSLQAIAPYWVSVIPHLFESRQQSVARIRKDKQREVERLTETLRLNPNDVNAYVKRAQVRALLRDYKGVLADYDQIVRLKPNDISSRLQRAWFRRRLGDNQGALADYNEILRLNPKHIQTYHQRAQMRNILQDYKGAIQDYSEIIKLDAKDTRAYLSRGYVRFSQLQDYKGALADANYIIQLNSEAPDGYQLRSQIRRRLKDEKGAIADEQKAEVLYQALENMRAD; this is encoded by the coding sequence ATGCAATACCTGTTTTACCCGCTAGTTATCTACGCGCTACTATTTGTTCTCCGCTATCTTCTAGTCTTTTTGCAACTTTGTAAATTAACACTTCAATACCCAAAGTACCAGGTTCAAACAGCAGACAAAGTTCCTGTATACCTAAAAAAGTTATTTAAAACTGCAATTGCAGAGTTAGAGCAGTTTGGTTTTAAACCATGCAGCTATTTGCAAGTTGAAGAAATGGTAAAACGTTATCCGTCAACAACTTGGGAGATTCTGCTATATCACAAAGCACTCAAAACCTATGCCAAAGTCGCTATCCGTCGTCCGGTTGAGCCGATAAATTTATTTGATGTTGAGTTCTATACTGTCTTTCAAGACAAAACCGTGTTGCTAACGATGAACGGCAAGCAGTATAACGTTGTCGGTGAGATTCCTAACTATATTATTCAAGATTCTTACACTGCCTCAATATCTGTTCATTGGCAGGCTCATCAAGATAAACTGAGCCAATTAACTCAAAGCAAAACACCCTGCGTTTTAGCACCAGATGTTTTTGGGAATGCTCTACAGGCATATGGTAAAGACTACATTAATTCCCTAGCGAAGGTAAAGACAATACAGCGAATTAAAGGATCTGAGTTATTTCGAGTTTATTGGCTAGCAGCGCTGAAAATAACGCACCAGATACAACAAGGTGCAAAGAAAGTAGCACCTATGATTCAGCAACGCCGACAACAAGCCAAAACAGATAAAAGCATCCAAATAGAAATCCCGATTGAGTTGGAAGTTGAAGGATTTCAACGTATGGATTACCAGCAACAAGGACTTGTGGGTAAAAAATTTCGCACTGGTTTATTAATAATAAGTCTATTATGTTTTGTTGCTTCATATACACGAATATCACCGCAAAGTTTGCTGATTCTTTTAGGAGTTTTGTTGTTGCATGAAGGAGGGCATTTATTAGCGATGAAGTTGTGCGGCTATCAAGATACCTCAATGCTTTTCATCCCATTCTTGGGTGCTGTTGCAACTGCCCGCAAAAAAGATGACGCTACACTTACACAACAGTTTTGGGTATCCTTAGCAGGACCATTACCGGGATTGATTTTGGGGGTAGGGTTAGCGATGGCGCAGAGCGTCGGCTTCGCAAACGCTACTCGTGGCAGTCATTATTCTAGCTGGGTGTCACAATTAGCCTGGACGCTGATAAGTCTAAATATATTCAACTTGCTCCCAGTTTATCCGTTAGATGGCGGACATATTGCTAATTTACTGTTATTCTCTCGCTTTCCTTACACTGATGTTTTGTTTAAAGTTTTTGGTGTAATTGTTTTGTCACTGCTGGGAATAAATCAGCCAGGGTTGTTTTTATTTGCGATTTTAGTAGCTTTTAGTATCCCCCTCAGTTTTCGCACTGCCAAAGTAAATTTGAAATTACGAAAAGAACTGCGACAAAATCCACCCAAAAATCAAGAACATCTTTTACATTTCATCTTTGAGCATATCAAGCTGTTGGGTTACGGAAACTTGCCTTTTGGCACTAGATATACAATGGCGAAAGATTTAATTCAACGCTACTATCAATCTGGTGGCAAGTGGACAACAAGAGTTTTTCTGATAATTCTCTATTTTGCCAGCTTGTTAGGCGGAGTAGCTGGTAGTTTGCAAGCGATCGCACCTTATTGGGTAAGTGTGATTCCTCACCTGTTTGAAAGTCGTCAACAAAGTGTTGCACGTATTCGCAAAGACAAACAACGAGAAGTTGAACGTTTAACTGAAACTTTGCGTTTAAATCCCAATGATGTTAATGCTTATGTCAAAAGAGCGCAGGTACGTGCTTTGCTGCGTGACTACAAGGGAGTATTGGCAGATTACGATCAAATTGTCCGCTTAAAACCCAATGATATTTCATCTCGCCTACAGCGTGCATGGTTTCGCCGACGCTTAGGCGATAATCAGGGTGCGCTGGCTGATTATAACGAAATTTTGCGCCTAAATCCCAAACATATACAAACTTATCACCAACGGGCGCAAATGCGTAATATCTTACAAGATTACAAAGGAGCGATTCAAGATTACAGCGAAATTATTAAGTTAGATGCTAAAGATACCAGAGCTTATCTTAGTCGCGGATATGTTCGCTTTTCTCAGTTGCAAGATTACAAAGGTGCTTTAGCTGATGCTAATTATATAATACAATTAAACTCTGAAGCTCCTGATGGCTATCAGTTGCGTAGTCAAATCCGCCGTCGTTTAAAAGATGAAAAAGGCGCGATCGCTGATGAGCAAAAAGCAGAGGTTCTCTATCAAGCGCTGGAAAATATGAGAGCCGATTAA
- a CDS encoding ADP-ribosylglycohydrolase family protein: MLTTNDPHLIALCSLEGLSVGDAFGERFFLHPDVVESLVAARAIPASPWYYTDDTQMALSIVSILRECALIDQDKLAESFAKYYDCDRGYGASMHKLLTRIADGEPWQKVASSLFDGQGSYGNGAAMRVAPVGAYFAEDLDLVVTQAKKSAEITHTHPEAIAGAIAVAVAAALAWQLRDSLPSKEEFLNLILPYVPESEVKSKIRQARDLSEKTPVNLAAAILGNGTYISAQDTVPFALWCAAQHLNNYEEALWLTVSGLGDRDTTCAIVGGIVALSAGVESIPAQWLQAREPLPKWDAETITLFRPTGVNELALIRESGYREFPPRLPEQPIFYPVLNEEYAVQIARDWNAATNDTGIGYVTRFQVKADFLSRYSVKTVGALMHQEYWIPAEDLPKFNRNIVGLIEVIAEFRKQIK, translated from the coding sequence GTGCTAACAACTAACGATCCTCACCTTATCGCTCTTTGCTCCTTAGAAGGTTTATCGGTGGGAGATGCTTTTGGAGAGCGCTTTTTTCTGCATCCAGATGTGGTGGAAAGTTTGGTTGCAGCGCGTGCCATACCAGCATCGCCGTGGTATTATACTGACGATACTCAAATGGCACTCTCAATTGTATCTATCCTGAGAGAATGCGCTTTAATTGACCAAGATAAGCTTGCAGAAAGCTTTGCTAAATATTATGACTGCGATCGCGGTTATGGTGCGTCGATGCATAAATTGCTGACACGGATAGCAGATGGGGAACCTTGGCAAAAAGTAGCCAGTAGTTTATTTGACGGACAAGGTTCTTATGGGAATGGTGCAGCGATGCGGGTTGCACCTGTGGGAGCATATTTTGCTGAGGATTTGGATTTGGTTGTCACGCAAGCAAAGAAAAGTGCGGAAATTACTCACACTCATCCAGAAGCGATCGCCGGCGCTATTGCTGTAGCAGTAGCAGCAGCTTTGGCTTGGCAATTACGAGATTCTTTACCTAGCAAAGAAGAATTTCTCAATCTTATTTTGCCTTATGTTCCAGAAAGCGAGGTAAAATCAAAAATACGTCAAGCTCGTGATTTATCCGAAAAAACACCAGTAAATTTAGCAGCCGCTATACTAGGAAATGGCACTTATATCTCTGCACAAGATACCGTTCCTTTTGCTTTATGGTGTGCTGCTCAACACCTAAATAACTACGAAGAAGCACTGTGGTTAACTGTGAGTGGATTGGGCGATCGCGATACCACCTGCGCCATTGTCGGCGGTATTGTCGCGTTGTCTGCTGGGGTGGAAAGCATCCCGGCACAGTGGTTGCAAGCGCGAGAACCTTTACCCAAGTGGGATGCAGAAACTATTACTCTCTTCCGTCCTACGGGAGTAAACGAACTGGCTTTGATTCGAGAAAGCGGTTATCGAGAGTTTCCACCGCGACTACCAGAACAGCCGATTTTTTACCCAGTACTTAACGAAGAATACGCTGTACAAATTGCCCGCGATTGGAATGCAGCAACGAACGATACAGGCATCGGCTATGTAACGCGCTTTCAAGTGAAGGCAGATTTTTTAAGTCGCTATTCAGTGAAAACCGTTGGTGCTTTGATGCATCAAGAATATTGGATACCTGCGGAAGATTTGCCAAAGTTCAATCGCAATATTGTGGGTTTGATTGAAGTAATAGCTGAGTTTCGCAAACAAATAAAGTGA